Sequence from the Helianthus annuus cultivar XRQ/B chromosome 13, HanXRQr2.0-SUNRISE, whole genome shotgun sequence genome:
TACTACAGTTTGATGCATAAAAACACCCACAATACAAAAGGTGCGAGCCTCGCTCTCAAATTTTCCCAAAAAATGCGCTTGTAAAAAGTGTGCCTCGGCCTACAAAAGGCGCCAGCGGTTGCGCCTCGCGCCTCAGGTgcactttttaaaaccaagattaGGACAAACAGACGCAATCGGTTATAAGGTTATTTAATTATTTAGAGGCGAGATAATTGGTTTCGTACTACTTGCAACAAACTTATAATCAAAATGTATAAGAAAATTACCTAATTACATTGTTTTTTAACCTAACTAGAAAAAATTTCCCATGCAATTGTGGCGGAAATTTGGTCGGTATTGTTCGATTTGTTACGTGTCGATACAGTATTGCAACTTAGTATAGCAATTAAAAgataaaacccaaaaaataaagtTGTGAAATGTCATAtcaacacatgttttacatcgttcgaaaaccataaaaacaaataccGGTATCACTTCCAATAATACCTGGagatatataaaaataagcacatcGTAACGCTATACTCCAAAATTTACAAAAAGATGATGTAATAAAAGTAAATTATgacaataaaaataaaacaataaaaagtaGACAAAATAATAATGAAACAATACATGACTTATCTCCTTTTTCACTTAGAATTAGTGAAAATGTCCTATGAATATTATATATTTCaataacttaaataacaagaattTGACATTCAACTTACTAAATGATTTTTACAACTTCTAACAACAAAAGGACATTGGTTAGACTTAATTTGGTTATCTGTTTTCTAAACACATATCCAAACACCCCCTTATACGTTTCGAAATGTAGATTGCAGGCCCAAAGTGCACTAGCCGATGGAGCAGTAACCGCCGCAGTGAAGTACAGCGGTCCATTAGACGTCGCTAAGCAAGTCTTGCGGTCAGAAGGAGGTGCGAGAGGTCTGTTCAAGGGACTAATTCCCACAATGGCCCGTGAAGTCCCGGGAAATGCAGCCATGTTCGGTGTCTACGAAGCCCTGAAACAGCATTTTGCTGGTGGGACCGACACATCAGGTCTAGACCGTGGTTCATTGATCATAGCTGGAGGTTTAGCTGGAGGTGCGTTTTGGGCTTCAGTTTACCCTACGGATGTTATCAAGAGTGTGATCCAGATTGATGATTATAAGAACCCGAAATATTCGGGTTCGATCGATGCTTTTAAAAAGATTGTTAAGACTGAGGGATTTGGCGGTTTATACAAAGGTTTTGGACCCGCAATGGGAAGAAGTGTCCCGGCTAATGCTGCTTGCTTTTTAGCGTATGAAGCTGTGAGGTCGAGTCTAGGTTGATCTTAAAGGGTGATTTTTCTACGCGTTTTCTTTGCGTTTTAGAAACAAAGATTGTTATGATAGTTTGATTTCGAGTTGCTTCGTTTGCTTCGAGCTCGGCCTAGAacattttatttaacaaaatgattttgaaataatAGGTGATTTATGTTACTTGAATTTTGGCtttgttttatgttttgtttggcTTTTTTTCTATTTTAAAGGCTCAAAAGCAAAGCTTGATGCCTAAGGCGCATCAAGGTTCAATTAATCCTGTGTGAG
This genomic interval carries:
- the LOC110899427 gene encoding mitochondrial carnitine/acylcarnitine carrier-like protein — its product is MAEVAKDLTAGTIGGAAQLIVGHPFDTIKVKLQSQPTPPPGQLPRYSGAIDAVKQTLAAEGPRGLYKGMGAPLATVAALNAVLFTVRGQMEALLRSEPGAPLTVNQQVVAGAGAGFAVAILATPTELIKCRLQAQSALADGAVTAAVKYSGPLDVAKQVLRSEGGARGLFKGLIPTMAREVPGNAAMFGVYEALKQHFAGGTDTSGLDRGSLIIAGGLAGGAFWASVYPTDVIKSVIQIDDYKNPKYSGSIDAFKKIVKTEGFGGLYKGFGPAMGRSVPANAACFLAYEAVRSSLG